Proteins encoded within one genomic window of Thunnus albacares chromosome 13, fThuAlb1.1, whole genome shotgun sequence:
- the dpf2 gene encoding zinc finger protein ubi-d4 isoform X1: MAAVVENVVKLLGEQYYRDAMEQCHNYNARLCAERSVRMPFLDSQTGVAQSNCYIWMEKRHRGPGMAPGQLYTYPSRRWRKKRRSHPPEDPRLIFPPVKSELDLGLKKDALLSSDGSSLEALLKGDSLEKRTPADIRGSEEDSNLSDYTGGLNPAARIRKRILEPDDFMDDLDDEDYEEDTPKRRGKGKGKGRGVGSSRKKLDTAALEDRDKPYACDNTIKQKHISKPSERVCGKRYKNRPGLSYHYAHSHLAEEEGEEKEEVEINEPAPPPPEEPKTPKKGPDGLALPNNYCDFCLGDSKTNHKTGQSEELVSCSDCGRSGHPSCLQFTPVMMAAVKTYRWQCIECKCCNMCGTSENDDQLLFCDDCDRGYHMYCLNPPMSEPPEGSWSCHLCLDLLKDKASIYQNQNAPPS, encoded by the exons atggcagctgtTGTTGAGAATGTTGTCAAACT GTTGGGAGAGCAGTACTACAGAGATGCCATGGAGCAATGTCATAACTACAATGCCAGGCTCTGTGCTGAGAGGAGTGTCCGCATGCCGTTCCTCGACTCTCAGACTGGTGTGGCTCAGAGCAActgctacatttggatggagAAGAGACACAGGGGACCAG GCATGGCTCCAGGGCAGCTCTACACCTACCCATccaggaggtggaggaagaaaCGGAGATCTCATCCTCCAGAGGACCCCCGGCTTATCTTCCCCCCTGTCAAGTCAG aGTTAGATTTAGGACTGAAGAAGGATGCTCTGTTGTCGTCGGATGGCAGCAGCCTGGAGGCCCTGCTGAAGGGGGATTCCCTGGAGAAACGCACACCCGCAGACATCCGAGGGTCTGAAGAAGATTCCAACCTCAGCGATTACACCGGAGGTCTGAACCCTGCTGCCCGGATTAGAAAG AGGATCCTCGAGCCAGACGACTTCATGGATGACCTGGACGACGAAGACTACGAGGAAGACACGCCTAAAAGGAGAGGCAAAGGGAAGGGGAAG GGTCGAGGAGTGggcagcagcaggaagaagCTGGATACAGCAGCACTGGAGGACAGAGACAAGCCGTACGCCTGTGACA acACTATCAAACAAAAGCATATTTCAAAACCTTCTGAAAGAG TCTGTGGGAAGCGCTACAAGAACCGTCCTGGTCTGAGCTACCACTACGCCCACTCCCACCTGGCCGAGGAGGAAGGCGAGGAGAAGGAAGAGGTGGAGATCAACGAGCCCGCCCCGCCGCCGCCCGAGGAGCCTAAAA CTCCAAAGAAAGGCCCAGACGGTCTGGCGTTGCCTAATAATTACTGTGATTTCTGCCTGGGAGActccaaaaccaaccacaagACTGGCCAGTCAGAAGAGCTGGTGTCCTGCTCCGACTGTGGACGCTCAG GCCACCCCTCCTGCCTGCAGTTCACTCCTGTAATGATGGCTGCTGTGAAGACATACCGGTGGCAGTGCATAGAGTGCAAGTGTTGCAACATGTGCGGCACCTCAGAGAACGAT GATCAGCTTCTGTTCTGTGATGACTGTGATAGAGGCTATCACATGTACTGTCTCAACCCACCCATGTCTGAACCTCCAGAGG GAAGCTGGAGTTGTCATCTATGTCTGGACCTTTTGAAAGACAAGGCATCCATATATCAGAACCAGAACGCCCCACCGTCGTGA
- the dpf2 gene encoding zinc finger protein ubi-d4 isoform X2, producing the protein MAAVVENVVKLLGEQYYRDAMEQCHNYNARLCAERSVRMPFLDSQTGVAQSNCYIWMEKRHRGPGMAPGQLYTYPSRRWRKKRRSHPPEDPRLIFPPVKSELDLGLKKDALLSSDGSSLEALLKGDSLEKRTPADIRGSEEDSNLSDYTGGLNPAARIRKRILEPDDFMDDLDDEDYEEDTPKRRGKGKGKGRGVGSSRKKLDTAALEDRDKPYACDICGKRYKNRPGLSYHYAHSHLAEEEGEEKEEVEINEPAPPPPEEPKTPKKGPDGLALPNNYCDFCLGDSKTNHKTGQSEELVSCSDCGRSGHPSCLQFTPVMMAAVKTYRWQCIECKCCNMCGTSENDDQLLFCDDCDRGYHMYCLNPPMSEPPEGSWSCHLCLDLLKDKASIYQNQNAPPS; encoded by the exons atggcagctgtTGTTGAGAATGTTGTCAAACT GTTGGGAGAGCAGTACTACAGAGATGCCATGGAGCAATGTCATAACTACAATGCCAGGCTCTGTGCTGAGAGGAGTGTCCGCATGCCGTTCCTCGACTCTCAGACTGGTGTGGCTCAGAGCAActgctacatttggatggagAAGAGACACAGGGGACCAG GCATGGCTCCAGGGCAGCTCTACACCTACCCATccaggaggtggaggaagaaaCGGAGATCTCATCCTCCAGAGGACCCCCGGCTTATCTTCCCCCCTGTCAAGTCAG aGTTAGATTTAGGACTGAAGAAGGATGCTCTGTTGTCGTCGGATGGCAGCAGCCTGGAGGCCCTGCTGAAGGGGGATTCCCTGGAGAAACGCACACCCGCAGACATCCGAGGGTCTGAAGAAGATTCCAACCTCAGCGATTACACCGGAGGTCTGAACCCTGCTGCCCGGATTAGAAAG AGGATCCTCGAGCCAGACGACTTCATGGATGACCTGGACGACGAAGACTACGAGGAAGACACGCCTAAAAGGAGAGGCAAAGGGAAGGGGAAG GGTCGAGGAGTGggcagcagcaggaagaagCTGGATACAGCAGCACTGGAGGACAGAGACAAGCCGTACGCCTGTGACA TCTGTGGGAAGCGCTACAAGAACCGTCCTGGTCTGAGCTACCACTACGCCCACTCCCACCTGGCCGAGGAGGAAGGCGAGGAGAAGGAAGAGGTGGAGATCAACGAGCCCGCCCCGCCGCCGCCCGAGGAGCCTAAAA CTCCAAAGAAAGGCCCAGACGGTCTGGCGTTGCCTAATAATTACTGTGATTTCTGCCTGGGAGActccaaaaccaaccacaagACTGGCCAGTCAGAAGAGCTGGTGTCCTGCTCCGACTGTGGACGCTCAG GCCACCCCTCCTGCCTGCAGTTCACTCCTGTAATGATGGCTGCTGTGAAGACATACCGGTGGCAGTGCATAGAGTGCAAGTGTTGCAACATGTGCGGCACCTCAGAGAACGAT GATCAGCTTCTGTTCTGTGATGACTGTGATAGAGGCTATCACATGTACTGTCTCAACCCACCCATGTCTGAACCTCCAGAGG GAAGCTGGAGTTGTCATCTATGTCTGGACCTTTTGAAAGACAAGGCATCCATATATCAGAACCAGAACGCCCCACCGTCGTGA